In the genome of Abyssalbus ytuae, the window TATCGAAATGCTGGTATACTTTCCGTTAGATGATTGTTTTGTATTAATTACAGCTCCTGTATTGTCAAAAATCGTTTCTATTTGTTTTATCTTGTCATCATCGGTAGGCACAATAAATTTATATAAATATGATGAGGGCCAGGTAGTACTTTTTTCAAGTTCATTTTTTAATCTGCTATAAAAAGCCTCCTTTTCATTTTTATCAGACATAAGCCAATTTTTTCTTTAAATATGGTACAAAGATAGTCATCATTTTCTATTTTTTAATTCCGTATGTATTTCATTAATTTTGTTTTCTGAAA includes:
- a CDS encoding DUF493 family protein, which produces MSDKNEKEAFYSRLKNELEKSTTWPSSYLYKFIVPTDDDKIKQIETIFDNTGAVINTKQSSNGKYTSISILIQMKDPDEVIKKYIEVSNVEGVISL